One window of the Burkholderia ubonensis subsp. mesacidophila genome contains the following:
- the andAc gene encoding anthranilate 1,2-dioxygenase large subunit AndAc, giving the protein MEQTESPVLFAAREDASDVRFPHDDGSRVPYKVFSSHAVYDREQERIFRGPTWNFVALEAEIPNPGDFKSTFVGDTPVVVTRAEDGALAAWVNRCAHRGAQVCRKARGNASSHTCVYHQWSFDNTGNLLGVPFRRGQKGMTGMPADFDPKQHGLRKLRVDSYRGLVFASFSDDVAPLPDYLGEQMRPWIDRIFHKPVEYLGCTRQYSKSNWKLYLENVKDPYHASMLHLFHTTFNIFRVGMKARSIPDATHGLHSIITVTKTGEDTSAAYKQQHIRSFDEGFHLEDESILDLVSEYDEDCTNHIQPIFPQLVIQQIHNTLVARQILPKGPDNFELIFHFFGYTDDTPELRALRIKQANLVGPAGYISMEDTEATELVQRGTVRDGDATSVIEMSRGNPDQQDTVITESLIRKFWVGYQKLMGY; this is encoded by the coding sequence ATGGAGCAGACAGAATCGCCAGTCCTGTTCGCGGCGCGTGAAGACGCGTCCGACGTGAGGTTTCCGCACGACGATGGCTCGCGCGTGCCGTACAAGGTGTTCAGCTCGCACGCCGTCTACGACCGCGAGCAGGAACGCATCTTCCGCGGTCCGACGTGGAATTTCGTCGCGCTGGAAGCGGAGATCCCGAACCCGGGCGACTTCAAGAGCACGTTCGTCGGCGACACGCCGGTCGTCGTCACGCGCGCCGAGGACGGCGCGCTCGCCGCGTGGGTGAACCGCTGCGCGCACCGCGGCGCGCAGGTGTGCCGCAAGGCGCGCGGCAATGCGAGCTCGCACACGTGCGTGTATCACCAGTGGAGCTTCGACAATACCGGCAACCTGCTCGGCGTGCCGTTCCGGCGCGGCCAGAAGGGGATGACCGGGATGCCGGCCGACTTCGATCCGAAGCAGCACGGGCTGCGCAAGCTGCGCGTCGACAGCTATCGCGGCCTCGTGTTCGCGAGCTTCAGCGACGACGTCGCACCGCTGCCCGACTACCTCGGCGAGCAGATGCGCCCGTGGATCGACCGGATCTTCCACAAGCCGGTCGAATATCTCGGCTGCACGCGCCAGTATTCGAAATCGAACTGGAAGCTGTACCTGGAGAACGTGAAGGACCCGTATCACGCGAGCATGCTGCACCTGTTCCATACGACCTTCAACATCTTCCGCGTCGGCATGAAGGCGCGCTCGATTCCCGACGCGACGCACGGGCTGCACAGCATCATCACGGTGACGAAGACCGGCGAAGACACGTCGGCGGCCTACAAGCAGCAGCACATCCGCTCGTTCGACGAAGGCTTTCATCTGGAGGACGAATCGATCCTCGATCTCGTGTCCGAATACGACGAGGACTGCACGAACCACATCCAGCCGATCTTCCCGCAGCTCGTGATCCAGCAGATCCACAACACGCTGGTGGCGCGGCAGATCCTGCCGAAGGGGCCGGACAACTTCGAGCTGATCTTCCACTTCTTCGGCTACACGGACGACACGCCCGAGCTGCGCGCGTTGCGCATCAAGCAGGCGAACCTCGTCGGGCCGGCCGGCTACATCTCGATGGAGGACACCGAGGCGACCGAGCTCGTGCAGCGCGGCACGGTGCGCGACGGCGACGCGACGTCGGTGATCGAGATGTCGCGCGGCAATCCGGACCAGCAGGACACGGTGATCACCGAAAGCCTGATCCGCAAGTTCTGGGTCGGCTACCAGAAGCTGATGGGCTATTGA
- the andAd gene encoding anthranilate 1,2-dioxygenase small subunit AndAd: MTEDMKTWFEITMLQNRYIGHLDNNRLEQWPELFTEDCTYEIVPKENADLGLPVGIVHCTNRRMLRDRVVSLRHANIYEEHTYRHMTSGLMVVAERDGEIDTESSYVVVQTRSNGESNVYQAGKYYDTVVRTPDGLRYRTKRVIYDTSRVQTLLATPI, encoded by the coding sequence ATGACGGAAGACATGAAGACGTGGTTCGAGATCACGATGCTGCAGAACCGCTACATCGGCCATCTCGACAACAACCGGCTCGAACAGTGGCCGGAGCTGTTCACCGAGGACTGCACGTACGAGATCGTGCCGAAGGAGAACGCGGACCTCGGGCTGCCGGTCGGGATCGTGCATTGCACGAACCGGCGGATGCTGCGCGATCGCGTCGTGTCGCTGCGGCACGCGAACATCTACGAGGAGCACACGTACCGGCACATGACGTCGGGGCTGATGGTCGTCGCCGAGCGCGACGGCGAGATCGACACCGAGAGCAGCTACGTCGTCGTGCAGACGCGCAGCAACGGTGAATCGAACGTGTACCAGGCCGGCAAGTATTACGACACGGTGGTGCGCACGCCCGACGGCCTGCGCTACAGGACCAAGCGCGTGATCTACGACACGTCGCGCGTGCAGACGCTGCTGGCGACCCCGATCTGA
- the andAb gene encoding anthranilate 1,2-dioxygenase ferredoxin subunit AndAb, whose protein sequence is MTEATLTEWHPLGTLDEFSEDEPAARVAGQKPIAVFRIGDELFAMHDLCTHGHARLSEGYVEDGCVECPLHQGLIDIRTGAPKCAPITEPVRTYPIRVVDGQVEVNVG, encoded by the coding sequence ATGACTGAAGCAACGCTGACCGAGTGGCACCCGCTCGGCACCCTCGACGAATTCTCCGAAGACGAACCGGCGGCGCGCGTCGCCGGACAGAAACCGATCGCGGTGTTCCGGATCGGCGACGAACTGTTCGCGATGCACGACCTCTGTACGCACGGCCACGCGCGACTGTCGGAAGGCTATGTCGAGGACGGCTGTGTCGAATGCCCGCTGCATCAGGGGCTGATCGACATCCGCACCGGCGCGCCGAAATGCGCGCCGATCACCGAGCCGGTGCGGACCTATCCGATCCGCGTCGTCGACGGACAGGTGGAAGTCAATGTCGGCTGA
- the andAa gene encoding anthranilate 1,2-dioxygenase system ferredoxin--NAD(+) reductase gives MSADPVVIVGAGHAARRTAEALRAHDPDVRIVMIGAERELPYDRPALSKDALLSDGGEARAFVRDAAWYDAQRIALRLGTRVDAIERDAQRVRLDDGATLPYRRLVLATGSRVRRFGGPVDADVPLHYVRTVADARALRVALAPGRRVAVLGGGFIGLEVAAAARQLGCAVTVIDPAARLLQRALPDVVGTFARRLHDGRGVEFRLSALPRAIRRGASGDAVVETEGGDVTADIVVVGIGVVPNVELAQAAGLDVDNGVRVDAGCRTADPAIFAAGEVTLHFNPLLGRHVRIESWQVAENQPAVAAANALGADEAYAELPWLWSDQYDCNLQMLGLFGGERTTVVRGDPSKGPFAVFGLGDDGRLVAAAAVNAGRDIGACRRMIAAGAAPDPDRLADPAVNLKAFL, from the coding sequence ATGTCGGCTGATCCTGTCGTGATCGTCGGCGCCGGCCATGCCGCGCGCCGCACCGCCGAAGCGCTGCGCGCGCACGACCCCGACGTGCGTATCGTGATGATCGGCGCGGAGCGCGAGCTGCCTTACGACCGGCCCGCGCTGTCGAAGGACGCGTTGCTGAGCGACGGCGGCGAAGCGCGCGCGTTCGTGCGCGACGCCGCGTGGTACGACGCGCAGCGGATCGCGCTGCGGCTCGGCACGCGGGTCGACGCGATCGAGCGGGACGCGCAGCGCGTGCGGCTCGACGACGGCGCGACGCTGCCGTACCGCCGGCTCGTGCTCGCGACCGGCTCGCGGGTCCGCCGGTTCGGCGGGCCGGTGGACGCGGACGTGCCGCTGCATTACGTGCGCACGGTCGCCGATGCGCGGGCGCTGCGTGTGGCGCTCGCGCCGGGCCGGCGCGTCGCGGTGCTCGGCGGCGGCTTCATCGGCCTCGAAGTCGCGGCGGCCGCGCGTCAGCTCGGCTGCGCGGTGACGGTGATCGACCCGGCCGCGCGCCTGCTGCAGCGCGCGCTGCCGGACGTGGTCGGCACGTTCGCGCGGCGCCTGCACGACGGGCGCGGCGTCGAATTCCGGCTGTCGGCGCTGCCGCGCGCGATCCGGCGCGGCGCGTCGGGCGACGCGGTGGTCGAGACGGAGGGCGGGGACGTGACGGCCGATATCGTGGTCGTCGGGATCGGCGTCGTGCCGAACGTCGAGCTCGCGCAGGCGGCGGGCCTCGACGTCGACAACGGCGTGCGCGTCGACGCGGGCTGCCGCACGGCCGATCCGGCGATCTTCGCGGCGGGCGAGGTGACGCTGCACTTCAATCCGCTGCTCGGCCGCCACGTGCGGATCGAGTCGTGGCAGGTCGCGGAGAACCAGCCGGCCGTCGCGGCGGCGAACGCGCTCGGCGCGGACGAGGCCTATGCCGAGCTGCCGTGGCTGTGGTCGGATCAGTACGACTGCAACCTGCAGATGCTCGGGCTGTTCGGCGGCGAGCGGACGACGGTCGTGCGCGGCGATCCGTCGAAGGGCCCGTTCGCGGTGTTCGGGCTGGGCGACGACGGCAGGCTCGTCGCGGCCGCGGCGGTGAACGCGGGGCGCGACATCGGCGCATGCCGCCGGATGATCGCGGCGGGCGCCGCGCCCGATCCGGACCGGCTGGCCGACCCGGCGGTGAACCTGAAGGCGTTTCTCTGA
- a CDS encoding DUF445 domain-containing protein encodes MTPDKALELNRSKRRALSLLLVAVAVFVTTIFLPRGIWIDGIKAVAEAAMVGALADWFAVVALFRRVPIPFVSRHTEIIPQNKDKIADNLAVFVREKFLGPDALAAQIRQHDPAQKLGAWLGEPANTDALGSYATKLMSFALDMTDDARIQSFVHDAFRALVDRIDLSQSAGAILDTLTKDGRHQALLDDAIGQVTNLLDQPENRTVIAAYIVDWLKSQYPTVEKILPTNWLGENGAELIANAVNRVLEQVAADPEHELRQRFDATVVKLVERLKHDPVFIEKGEDIKRYIRDGDAFNTYLLDLWDQLRTWLKADLARADSTLHRQAATLGGWLGARLVESPALRASLNEHVEKAVYEMAPDFADFLMRHIRDTVRNWDAREMSRQIELNIGKDLQYIRINGTLVGGLIGLGLYLVSLAPRWAGGWLH; translated from the coding sequence ATGACGCCAGACAAAGCCCTCGAACTGAACCGCAGCAAGCGCCGCGCGCTGTCGCTGCTGCTCGTCGCCGTCGCGGTATTCGTGACGACGATCTTCCTGCCGCGCGGCATCTGGATCGACGGGATCAAGGCCGTGGCCGAGGCCGCGATGGTCGGCGCGCTCGCCGACTGGTTCGCGGTCGTCGCGCTGTTCCGCCGCGTGCCGATCCCGTTCGTGTCGCGCCACACCGAAATCATTCCGCAGAACAAGGACAAGATCGCCGACAACCTCGCGGTGTTCGTCCGCGAAAAATTCCTCGGCCCCGACGCGCTCGCCGCGCAGATCCGTCAGCACGATCCCGCACAGAAACTCGGCGCATGGCTCGGCGAGCCCGCGAACACCGACGCGCTCGGCAGCTACGCGACGAAGCTGATGAGTTTCGCGCTCGACATGACCGACGATGCGCGGATCCAGTCGTTCGTGCACGACGCGTTCCGCGCGCTGGTCGACCGCATCGACCTGTCGCAATCGGCCGGCGCGATCCTCGACACGCTGACGAAGGACGGCCGCCACCAGGCGCTGCTCGACGACGCGATCGGGCAGGTGACGAACCTGCTCGACCAGCCGGAAAACCGCACGGTGATCGCGGCCTACATCGTCGACTGGCTGAAGAGCCAGTACCCGACCGTCGAGAAGATCCTGCCGACGAACTGGCTCGGCGAGAACGGCGCCGAGCTGATCGCGAACGCGGTGAACCGCGTGCTCGAACAGGTCGCCGCGGACCCGGAGCACGAACTGCGGCAGCGCTTCGACGCGACGGTCGTCAAGCTGGTCGAGCGCCTGAAGCACGACCCCGTGTTCATCGAGAAGGGTGAGGATATCAAGCGCTACATCCGCGACGGCGATGCGTTCAACACCTACCTTTTGGATCTGTGGGACCAGCTGCGCACGTGGCTGAAGGCCGATCTCGCGCGCGCCGACTCGACGCTGCACCGGCAGGCCGCGACGCTCGGCGGCTGGCTCGGCGCGCGGCTCGTGGAAAGCCCGGCGCTGCGCGCATCGCTGAACGAGCATGTCGAGAAGGCCGTGTACGAGATGGCGCCGGATTTCGCCGACTTCCTGATGCGGCATATCCGCGACACGGTGCGCAACTGGGACGCGCGCGAGATGTCGCGGCAGATCGAGCTGAACATCGGGAAGGACCTTCAGTACATCCGCATCAACGGCACGCTGGTGGGCGGGTTGATCGGGCTCGGGCTGTATCTCGTGTCGCTTGCGCCGCGCTGGGCGGGCGGCTGGCTGCATTGA
- a CDS encoding addiction module antidote protein — MDKIKTRPWDSAEHLKTEDDMAEYFEACLQEAGDDPAFIAHALGVIARARGMSQVARDAGLSREGLYKALSHDGNPSFGTILKVIKALGLQLHGSKAHV; from the coding sequence ATGGACAAGATCAAGACCCGGCCATGGGATTCGGCCGAACACCTGAAGACCGAAGACGACATGGCCGAGTACTTCGAAGCCTGTCTGCAGGAGGCCGGCGACGATCCGGCCTTCATCGCGCACGCGCTCGGCGTGATCGCGCGTGCGCGCGGCATGTCACAGGTCGCGCGCGATGCGGGCCTGTCGCGCGAAGGCCTGTACAAGGCGCTGTCGCACGACGGCAACCCGAGCTTCGGCACGATCCTGAAGGTCATCAAGGCGCTCGGCCTGCAACTGCACGGCTCGAAAGCGCACGTCTGA
- a CDS encoding type II toxin-antitoxin system RelE/ParE family toxin encodes MPYIPPVFTIGTTEFFDAWFDALQDRVAKRRIQARIDRLATGNPGDWKSVGAPVVEMRIDHGPGYRVYYAQRESAWVILLCGGDKSTQQADIRAAHAMLEHLDTE; translated from the coding sequence ATGCCCTACATTCCTCCTGTATTCACCATCGGAACCACCGAGTTCTTCGACGCATGGTTCGACGCGCTGCAGGATCGCGTCGCGAAGCGCCGCATCCAGGCGCGCATCGACCGGCTGGCGACGGGCAACCCTGGCGACTGGAAGTCCGTCGGCGCGCCGGTCGTCGAAATGCGCATCGACCATGGCCCGGGCTATCGCGTCTACTATGCGCAGCGGGAATCGGCATGGGTGATCCTGCTGTGCGGCGGCGACAAGTCGACGCAACAGGCGGACATACGGGCTGCGCATGCGATGCTCGAGCATCTCGATACGGAGTAG
- a CDS encoding acetolactate synthase large subunit, with amino-acid sequence MKASDLFVKALEAEGVEYVFGIPGEENLDLLESLRRSRIKLVLTRHEQAAGFMAATYGRLTGKTGVCLATLGPGATNFVTAAAYAQLGGMPMLMITGQKPIKSSKQGHFQIVDVVDMMQPLTKFTRQIVSIGNIPSAVREAFRRAEEERPGATHLELPEDIAHEEGDGKPIPASYSRRPVAEEKAVAHAVDAIQAARHPLLMIGAGGNRKTTCKMLLEFVDKTGIPFFTTQMGKGVIDETHPLWLGNATLSDGDFVHRAIEHADCIINVGHDVIEKPPFFMRADDKTVIHVNFLGAQVDPVYFPQIEVVGDIANAVWQMKEALAPQPHWDFARFAMIKEHFDAHLQKGQQDPRFPMYPVRIVNDLYRALPADGIVCLDNGMYKIWFARYWRAHEPNSLLLDNALASMGAGLPSAIATKIVHPQRKVIAVCGDGGFMMNSQELETAVRLKLDIVVMILRDDAFGMIRWKQENMNFPDFAMTLQNPDFVSYAQSYGAHGHRVDAADDLEPLLRDCFASPGVHVIDVPIDYSDNERVLNREIKRLSAQL; translated from the coding sequence ATGAAAGCATCGGATCTGTTCGTGAAGGCGCTGGAAGCCGAAGGCGTCGAGTATGTGTTCGGCATTCCCGGCGAGGAAAACCTCGATCTGCTCGAATCGCTGCGGCGATCGCGGATCAAGCTCGTGCTGACCCGGCACGAGCAGGCGGCCGGCTTCATGGCCGCCACCTACGGCCGCCTGACGGGCAAGACGGGCGTCTGCCTGGCGACGCTCGGCCCCGGCGCGACCAACTTCGTGACGGCGGCCGCGTATGCGCAGCTCGGCGGGATGCCGATGCTGATGATCACCGGGCAAAAGCCGATCAAGTCCAGCAAGCAGGGTCACTTCCAGATCGTCGACGTCGTCGACATGATGCAGCCGCTCACGAAGTTCACGCGGCAGATCGTGTCGATCGGCAACATCCCGTCGGCCGTGCGCGAGGCGTTCCGGCGCGCGGAAGAGGAGCGGCCGGGCGCGACCCACCTCGAGCTGCCGGAGGACATCGCGCATGAGGAAGGCGACGGCAAGCCGATCCCGGCGAGCTACAGCCGGCGCCCGGTCGCGGAGGAGAAGGCGGTCGCGCACGCGGTCGACGCGATCCAGGCCGCGCGCCATCCGCTCCTGATGATCGGCGCGGGCGGCAACCGCAAGACGACCTGCAAGATGCTGCTCGAATTCGTCGACAAGACGGGCATCCCGTTCTTCACGACGCAGATGGGCAAGGGCGTGATCGACGAGACGCACCCGCTCTGGCTCGGCAACGCGACGCTGTCGGACGGCGACTTCGTGCACCGCGCGATCGAGCACGCGGACTGCATCATCAACGTCGGCCACGACGTGATCGAGAAGCCGCCGTTCTTCATGCGCGCCGACGACAAGACCGTGATCCACGTGAACTTCCTCGGCGCGCAGGTCGACCCGGTCTATTTCCCGCAGATCGAGGTGGTCGGCGACATCGCGAACGCGGTGTGGCAGATGAAGGAGGCGCTCGCGCCGCAGCCGCATTGGGATTTCGCGCGTTTCGCGATGATCAAGGAGCATTTCGACGCGCACCTGCAGAAGGGGCAGCAAGACCCGCGCTTCCCGATGTATCCGGTGCGCATCGTCAACGACCTGTACCGCGCGCTGCCGGCCGACGGGATCGTGTGCCTCGACAACGGGATGTACAAGATCTGGTTCGCGCGCTACTGGCGCGCGCACGAGCCGAACTCGCTGCTGCTCGACAACGCGCTCGCGTCGATGGGCGCAGGCCTGCCGTCGGCGATCGCGACGAAGATCGTGCATCCGCAGCGCAAGGTGATCGCCGTGTGCGGCGACGGCGGCTTCATGATGAACTCGCAGGAGCTCGAGACGGCAGTGCGGCTGAAGCTCGACATCGTCGTGATGATCCTGCGCGACGACGCGTTCGGGATGATCCGCTGGAAGCAGGAGAACATGAATTTCCCCGACTTCGCGATGACGCTGCAGAACCCGGATTTCGTGTCGTACGCGCAGAGCTACGGCGCGCACGGCCACCGGGTCGACGCGGCCGACGATCTCGAGCCGCTGCTGCGCGACTGCTTCGCATCGCCGGGCGTGCACGTGATCGACGTGCCGATCGACTACTCGGACAACGAGCGCGTGCTGAACCGCGAGATCAAGCGCCTGTCGGCGCAACTCTGA
- a CDS encoding aldehyde dehydrogenase family protein produces the protein MLKETYPYYLANEAVYANTDLDVTDKYSGAVATRVALADAKAIDAAIGAAVAAAKPMRELPAYRRQAVLDHCVARFRERFDELAEALCIEAGKPINDSKGEVTRLIDTFRVASEESVRIDGEVINLEISARAQGYTGYTKRVPIGPCSFISPFNFPLNLAAHKVAPALAAGCPFVLKPASRTPIGALIIGEILAETDLPKGAFSVLPAHRDGADLFTSDERFKLLSFTGSPAVGWALKEKAGKKKVVLELGGNAAAIVDADQRDRLDYVVERLAFGAYYQSGQSCIGVQRIIVHAGLYDALREKLIAKTRSLKMGDPKDPATFVGPMISESESRRLAGWMDAAVAAGAQVVAGGKVDGAMFEATLLENVGREQDLYRKEAFGPVAILEKFDDFDDALARVNDSDFGLQAGVFTDSLAHAQRAWDELDVGGVVINDVPSFRVDNMPYGGVKDSGLGREGIRYAIEDMTEPRLMVVRRR, from the coding sequence ATGCTGAAGGAAACCTATCCGTACTACCTCGCCAACGAAGCGGTATACGCGAACACCGATCTCGACGTGACGGACAAGTACAGCGGCGCGGTCGCGACGCGCGTCGCGCTGGCCGACGCGAAGGCGATCGATGCGGCGATCGGCGCGGCGGTCGCCGCCGCGAAGCCGATGCGCGAGCTGCCCGCGTACAGGCGTCAGGCGGTGCTCGACCACTGCGTCGCGCGCTTTCGCGAGCGCTTCGACGAGCTGGCCGAGGCGCTGTGCATCGAGGCCGGCAAGCCGATCAACGATTCGAAGGGCGAAGTGACGCGGCTGATCGACACGTTCCGCGTCGCGTCCGAGGAGTCGGTGCGGATCGACGGCGAAGTGATCAACCTCGAAATTTCCGCGCGCGCGCAGGGCTACACGGGCTACACCAAGCGCGTGCCGATCGGTCCGTGCTCGTTCATCTCGCCGTTCAACTTCCCGCTGAACCTCGCCGCGCACAAGGTCGCGCCGGCGCTCGCGGCCGGCTGCCCGTTCGTGCTGAAGCCGGCGAGCCGCACGCCGATCGGCGCGCTGATCATCGGCGAGATTCTTGCGGAAACCGACCTGCCGAAGGGCGCGTTCTCGGTGCTGCCCGCGCATCGCGACGGCGCGGACCTGTTTACGAGCGACGAGCGCTTCAAGCTGCTGTCGTTCACGGGCTCGCCCGCGGTCGGCTGGGCGCTGAAGGAGAAGGCCGGCAAGAAGAAGGTCGTGCTGGAGCTGGGCGGCAACGCGGCGGCGATCGTCGACGCGGACCAGCGCGACCGGCTCGACTACGTGGTCGAGCGGCTCGCATTCGGCGCGTACTACCAGTCGGGGCAGAGCTGCATCGGCGTGCAGCGGATCATCGTGCACGCCGGCCTCTACGACGCGCTGCGCGAGAAGCTGATCGCGAAAACCCGCTCGCTGAAGATGGGCGATCCGAAGGATCCGGCGACCTTCGTCGGCCCGATGATCTCCGAATCCGAATCGCGCCGGCTCGCGGGCTGGATGGACGCGGCCGTCGCGGCGGGCGCGCAGGTCGTCGCGGGCGGCAAGGTCGACGGCGCGATGTTCGAGGCGACGCTGCTCGAGAACGTCGGCCGCGAGCAGGATTTGTACCGGAAGGAAGCGTTCGGCCCGGTCGCGATCCTCGAGAAGTTCGACGACTTCGACGACGCGCTTGCGCGCGTGAACGACAGCGATTTCGGGCTGCAGGCCGGCGTGTTCACCGATTCGCTCGCGCATGCGCAGCGCGCGTGGGACGAACTGGACGTGGGCGGCGTCGTGATCAACGACGTGCCGTCGTTCCGCGTCGACAACATGCCGTACGGCGGCGTGAAGGACTCGGGCCTCGGCCGTGAAGGGATCCGCTACGCGATCGAGGACATGACCGAGCCGCGCCTGATGGTGGTGCGGCGCAGGTAG